The genome window AACACGATCCGCTAACCATACAGCATGATTGCCTTGGTAAAACGCGATCCCTTCTATCGAGGCCTTCTCAGCGTTTACTTGCAGCAAGACAGGTTTGCGGTCCTTCCGTTTTCCGACCTGCATCGCCATTTCTCTGTCGACCGACAAATGCACATACTGCCTGCCCATCGGTAGAATCCCCTCCGCGATAATCCTCTTGATGGAATCTCTGGAAGTTCCATGATAGAGAATGGAGGGGGGAATGCCAGTTGTTTTTACTATTTTCTGTGGAACCGAATGACCGTACAAAGCCCTTATCTGAGAGGCATCGAGCCCCTCCATTCTACGTTCATCACGTTTCCCGGCCCCGCCTACCAAGTCCGCCTGAATCTTTCCTGCATGCGGCCCGGATATTCGCTTGGCAAACGGCTGATGTCATCCAGATAGCTCCACTGCTCAGGCGTGAGCGACCAACCGACAGCTCCCATATTTTGTTCAAATTGAGCAAAGCTGTTCGCCCCTATGATTGGGGACACAATTCCTTTTTTGCCTAACAACCAGTTCAATGCGACCTGTGACGGCGTTTTTTCCGTTTGGCGCGCCACTTCATTCACTGCTTGGACAATCTCGAAATTTTTCGGCGTAAACTTGTTCTGGTAATCAAACTCCCCGCTTAATCCGAGAGAGAATCGACCGGCGTCCGGCTTTTCAAGCGAACTGTATTTACCCGTTAAAAGACCTCCTCCTAGCGGCCCCCATGGAATGATCCCTACCTGCTCCTCCTGGCACAGCGACATGTGCTCCCGATCCATTTCCCGGCTCACCAGGCTGTACTGCTGTTGAATGGAAACGAAGCGTACATAGTCTTTGGCATCGCTGCAGGCCAGCGATTTCATCAGCTGCCATGCGAGAAAGTTGCAGCAGCCCACATATCGTATTTTTCCCGCCTTAACCAGATCGTCGAGCGTCCGCAACGTTTCTTCCAACGGGGTTTCGTGGTCCCATACGTGCAATTGAAACAAATCGATGTAGTCGGTATTCAAACGGTGCAGGCTTGCCTCCACGCTATCCACTAGATGTTTCCGGGTAGAGCCCCTGTCGTTCGGGTGAGGTCCGACTGCAATCCCCGCCTTCGTAGCAAGCACGACCTGGGCTCTGCGCCCTTGGATCGCTTTCCCCACAATCTGCTCGGAAACTCCTTCTGTATAAACATCCGCCGAATCGATAAAGTTTCCGCCAGCATCAAGAAACTGATGCACCATGCGGATTGCCTCCCCCTCCTCTGTTGACCCGCCAAACAGCATGGTTCCCAGGCACAATTCCGATACGAGCAGTCCGCTTCTTCCTACTTTCCGGTGGTTCATTTCCGTTCCTCCTTGCGTATTTTCGGGACACAGCTATGATTTCCGTGTCGCACTCTTCTAATCGTAGCTTGAATGCGTGAAAGAAAAAGGGTATTATCTAAGCCAAAACTTCACCCTTTTCTAAAAACGGAGGACCAAGAATGAACCCCAACGAGCATTACATGACGATCCT of Brevibacillus choshinensis contains these proteins:
- a CDS encoding RNA 2'-phosphotransferase, which produces MEGLDASQIRALYGHSVPQKIVKTTGIPPSILYHGTSRDSIKRIIAEGILPMGRQYVHLSVDREMAMQVGKRKDRKPVLLQVNAEKASIEGIAFYQGNHAVWLADRVPSTFITLLEESVEP
- a CDS encoding aldo/keto reductase, coding for MNHRKVGRSGLLVSELCLGTMLFGGSTEEGEAIRMVHQFLDAGGNFIDSADVYTEGVSEQIVGKAIQGRRAQVVLATKAGIAVGPHPNDRGSTRKHLVDSVEASLHRLNTDYIDLFQLHVWDHETPLEETLRTLDDLVKAGKIRYVGCCNFLAWQLMKSLACSDAKDYVRFVSIQQQYSLVSREMDREHMSLCQEEQVGIIPWGPLGGGLLTGKYSSLEKPDAGRFSLGLSGEFDYQNKFTPKNFEIVQAVNEVARQTEKTPSQVALNWLLGKKGIVSPIIGANSFAQFEQNMGAVGWSLTPEQWSYLDDISRLPSEYPGRMQERFRRTW